A window from Actimicrobium sp. CCC2.4 encodes these proteins:
- the ndk gene encoding nucleoside-diphosphate kinase, whose amino-acid sequence MSIERTLSIIKPDAVAKNVIGQIYTRFENAGLKIIASRMMHLSRTEAEGFYAVHSARPFFKDLVDFMISGPVVVQALEGENAIAKHRDLLGATDPKKADKGTIRADFADSIDANAVHGSDAVDTAQVEIAYFFPALNIYSR is encoded by the coding sequence ATGTCTATCGAACGCACCCTGTCAATTATCAAGCCGGACGCCGTCGCAAAAAATGTCATTGGCCAAATTTACACCCGTTTTGAAAACGCTGGTTTGAAAATCATCGCTTCGCGCATGATGCATCTGTCACGCACCGAAGCCGAAGGCTTTTACGCCGTGCACAGCGCCCGTCCTTTCTTCAAGGATCTGGTTGACTTCATGATCTCCGGTCCTGTTGTGGTTCAGGCCCTCGAAGGCGAAAACGCCATTGCCAAGCACCGCGACCTGCTCGGCGCCACCGATCCGAAAAAAGCCGACAAAGGTACGATCCGTGCTGACTTCGCTGACTCGATCGATGCCAACGCTGTCCATGGTTCGGATGCCGTCGATACCGCACAAGTCGAAATCGCGTATTTCTTCCCAGCACTGAATATTTATTCCCGTTAA